Proteins from a single region of Fischerella sp. PCC 9605:
- a CDS encoding AAA family ATPase — protein MTQPKPTLTIIAGPNGSGKSTFTRATQEALRVPIIDPDQEARQLRPDDPQAAAILGGRQAIKRARAYLTNNESFAVETTLSGHTYLRMMAEARQKGWQVNLIYVGIDNVEIANERVATRVAQGGHNVPEEDIRRRYTRSLSNLSIAIQQADQILIFDNSTLQGYQQVLTIENGKVTQKVRELPEWLKTSLRQEFFE, from the coding sequence ATGACACAACCAAAACCTACCCTAACTATCATTGCTGGGCCAAATGGGTCGGGTAAAAGTACCTTTACTCGTGCAACTCAAGAAGCTTTGCGAGTACCAATTATCGATCCGGATCAAGAAGCACGACAACTTCGACCTGATGATCCCCAAGCAGCAGCAATACTTGGTGGAAGACAAGCAATAAAACGCGCTCGTGCTTACCTGACCAATAATGAAAGCTTTGCGGTAGAAACAACACTATCTGGCCACACATATCTGCGGATGATGGCAGAGGCTAGACAAAAAGGGTGGCAAGTCAACCTTATTTATGTTGGAATCGATAATGTAGAAATAGCAAACGAACGTGTTGCTACTAGAGTTGCACAGGGTGGACACAACGTACCGGAAGAAGACATTCGGCGTAGATATACACGCAGCCTGTCTAATTTATCAATAGCAATACAGCAGGCTGACCAGATTTTAATCTTTGATAACTCAACATTACAAGGGTATCAACAAGTACTAACCATTGAAAATGGAAAAGTTACCCAAAAAGTGCGTGAGCTACCTGAATGGTTAAAAACCTCACTTAGACAAGAATTTTTTGAATAG
- a CDS encoding tyrosine-type recombinase/integrase, with protein sequence MKVQKGILPDRERPVWMVLDDNYLPIEPIQKYLHYLDSVGRSPNTIQTYAHNLKLFWEFLRDSKLNWLEINLEQLSNFIHWLRNPNSGILSLESQVSKRSEKTINHCLTTICGFYEFQERIGANVDVDAYRYQLQPGRKYKPFLHHISKGKEVKTRLLKIKEPKTFPGCLTPEQVNTLIEACNVLRDKFLIRLLYETGLRIGEALGLRHEDMVTGKTNEIHVIPRLDNVNLVRAKSGVERTVHVSKEIMQWYSAYLIDEYPEDIDCDFVFVVIKAPGKGEIGKPLKYKTVDSLFRRLSRKTGIKVNPHLLRHTHATELIRAGWDMAHVQKRLGHADIQTTINNYVHLTNDDLEKEYRRYLQSQSKEQE encoded by the coding sequence ATGAAAGTCCAAAAAGGTATCCTCCCAGACAGAGAACGTCCGGTTTGGATGGTTCTGGATGACAATTATTTGCCCATTGAGCCAATCCAAAAATACCTGCATTACTTAGATAGTGTGGGGCGTTCTCCTAACACGATTCAGACTTATGCTCACAATCTCAAACTATTCTGGGAGTTTTTACGGGATTCAAAGTTAAATTGGCTTGAAATTAATTTAGAGCAGTTGTCAAACTTTATCCACTGGTTAAGAAACCCTAATTCTGGCATTTTATCTCTTGAATCGCAGGTTTCTAAACGCTCCGAGAAAACTATTAATCATTGCCTAACAACTATTTGTGGATTTTATGAGTTTCAAGAGCGTATAGGGGCTAATGTTGATGTAGATGCTTATCGCTACCAATTACAGCCAGGGCGTAAATATAAGCCTTTTTTACACCACATTAGTAAAGGCAAAGAGGTTAAAACAAGACTATTAAAAATTAAGGAACCAAAGACCTTTCCTGGATGTTTAACACCTGAGCAAGTTAACACTTTGATAGAAGCTTGTAACGTATTACGTGATAAATTTCTAATTAGGTTGCTATACGAAACAGGGCTACGAATAGGTGAAGCGTTAGGGTTAAGGCATGAAGATATGGTTACTGGTAAAACCAATGAAATTCATGTCATACCAAGATTAGATAACGTTAACCTTGTGAGAGCTAAGTCTGGAGTAGAGCGAACAGTTCATGTTAGCAAAGAAATAATGCAATGGTACTCAGCTTATTTAATTGATGAGTATCCAGAAGATATTGATTGTGACTTTGTTTTTGTAGTTATAAAAGCTCCAGGAAAGGGAGAAATCGGCAAGCCTTTGAAATACAAAACAGTTGATAGCTTGTTTAGAAGACTATCTCGTAAGACAGGAATTAAAGTAAACCCTCATTTATTAAGGCATACTCATGCAACAGAATTAATTAGAGCAGGGTGGGATATGGCACACGTTCAAAAACGCTTGGGTCATGCTGATATTCAAACGACAATTAATAATTATGTTCACCTAACAAATGACGACCTAGAAAAAGAGTATAGACGATATCTGCAAAGTCAAAGCAAGGAGCAAGAATAA
- a CDS encoding YybH family protein — protein MSAKSPEEICRLFQQYMGQGDIDSVLSVYDPEAVFLNQSGELKKGEEELRQELTPFATVKAIFDFNIKQVIQSGDIALMHTEWKISSPQQMSVYAIEVARRQPDGSWRWLIGDPFTIGRLAAW, from the coding sequence ATGTCAGCAAAAAGTCCTGAAGAAATCTGCCGCCTTTTCCAGCAGTATATGGGCCAAGGCGATATTGACTCAGTACTTAGCGTCTACGACCCGGAAGCGGTCTTTCTGAATCAATCAGGCGAACTAAAGAAGGGCGAGGAAGAACTCAGACAGGAATTGACCCCTTTTGCGACGGTGAAGGCTATCTTTGATTTCAACATCAAGCAGGTCATCCAATCAGGCGACATCGCACTGATGCACACTGAATGGAAGATATCCTCGCCGCAGCAAATGTCCGTGTATGCGATCGAGGTCGCCCGCCGTCAGCCAGACGGTTCGTGGCGCTGGCTGATCGGCGACCCCTTTACCATCGGCAGGCTGGCTGCTTGGTGA
- a CDS encoding SRPBCC family protein, whose amino-acid sequence MTTFAIEKDLSINVPPSVLFDALTNSDKIVQYYPLKEVISTWEVGSEIILKGSNGDKDFTDYGKIEVLLPNEKFQYTYWSDNHGTDRVPENHLTICYTLKETDNVTNLKLEHKNLKSEKMYLEMLNVWDLLLSNLKDFVEKK is encoded by the coding sequence ATGACAACATTTGCAATAGAAAAAGATTTATCAATCAATGTGCCGCCAAGTGTCCTATTTGATGCACTGACGAACTCAGACAAGATTGTCCAATATTATCCCCTCAAAGAAGTTATATCGACTTGGGAAGTTGGTAGTGAGATTATCCTCAAGGGAAGTAATGGAGACAAAGATTTTACGGATTACGGAAAAATTGAAGTCTTATTGCCTAATGAAAAATTTCAGTACACTTACTGGAGCGATAATCACGGTACAGATAGAGTACCAGAAAACCATTTGACTATTTGTTATACACTCAAAGAAACTGATAATGTCACCAATCTCAAACTGGAACACAAAAACTTGAAGTCTGAAAAGATGTATCTTGAAATGCTCAATGTTTGGGATTTGTTGCTGTCGAACCTAAAAGATTTTGTTGAAAAAAAGTGA
- a CDS encoding transposase: MNIQLHREFDLRTHLYRISGVDFTAVDGSGALTVLVLVSELSLDPTRFPTVKHFTSWLPLCPGSRITGGKVKSSKTRPVANRAATALRMAAQTLCRSHSASGAYYRRMQSRMGAPKAITATAHKLARIFYRLWT, encoded by the coding sequence ATGAATATACAATTACATCGTGAGTTTGATTTGCGTACCCATTTATATCGTATTAGTGGTGTTGATTTTACAGCTGTTGACGGTAGTGGTGCTTTAACTGTACTGGTATTAGTGTCTGAGCTTAGTTTAGACCCAACACGCTTTCCCACAGTCAAGCACTTTACCTCATGGCTCCCTTTGTGTCCTGGTAGTCGTATTACTGGTGGTAAAGTTAAAAGCTCTAAAACTCGTCCTGTTGCTAATCGTGCTGCGACTGCCTTGCGTATGGCTGCACAAACCCTATGCCGTAGTCATTCTGCTAGTGGTGCTTACTACCGTCGTATGCAATCCCGGATGGGCGCTCCAAAGGCAATCACCGCTACTGCTCATAAACTCGCACGCATTTTTTATCGCCTTTGGACATAG
- a CDS encoding DUF6262 family protein yields the protein MTNRKIEALRSSAAQKAKESAERVEKALERMIKQGQIVSFKSVAQSANVSTAYLYKQEDLRNRIEALRDQQKQKPKSKQPPVASDNSKSVIISTLREENKKLRAEIEGLRRVNEGLAGRVYHLQGAEELAERLKSENAEFKQQLEECRQQLQQFTAVTVENPKVTSLEKKRAGRSNISDKVKQQLDSLGIQLNSTLTKTIKSVSLETVLDAIEALKEAISDGDVDKPGGWLKTAIEQGWKPNGKIQIKSELDLFSEWYPKAKQKRLIQASQTTKDGIMIYTNDEKWIPFSEMLAQYPLETL from the coding sequence ATGACTAATAGGAAGATAGAAGCATTACGCTCTAGCGCAGCACAGAAAGCTAAAGAATCAGCAGAACGAGTAGAAAAAGCACTTGAGAGGATGATAAAACAGGGTCAAATAGTCAGTTTTAAATCTGTTGCTCAATCTGCCAATGTATCGACTGCTTACTTGTACAAGCAGGAAGATTTAAGAAACAGAATTGAAGCTCTGCGTGACCAGCAGAAACAAAAACCTAAATCTAAACAACCTCCAGTAGCATCAGATAATTCTAAATCAGTAATTATTTCCACTTTAAGGGAAGAAAACAAGAAGTTACGAGCAGAAATAGAAGGACTTCGTAGAGTTAATGAAGGATTAGCTGGTAGGGTTTATCACTTACAAGGTGCTGAGGAGTTAGCAGAAAGACTCAAGTCTGAGAATGCAGAGTTCAAACAACAATTAGAGGAATGCCGCCAACAACTACAACAATTTACAGCAGTAACAGTAGAAAATCCTAAAGTAACATCATTAGAAAAGAAAAGAGCAGGGCGTTCAAATATTAGTGACAAAGTTAAACAACAACTTGATTCTTTAGGTATTCAACTTAATTCAACTTTAACTAAAACAATTAAATCCGTATCATTAGAAACTGTTTTAGATGCGATAGAAGCTTTAAAAGAAGCGATCTCTGATGGTGATGTTGATAAACCTGGAGGTTGGTTGAAAACAGCTATTGAGCAAGGATGGAAACCCAATGGGAAAATTCAAATTAAATCGGAGTTAGACTTATTCAGTGAATGGTATCCAAAAGCCAAGCAAAAGAGATTAATTCAAGCTAGTCAAACTACTAAAGACGGCATCATGATCTACACTAACGATGAAAAGTGGATACCTTTTTCGGAGATGTTAGCTCAGTATCCACTTGAAACGTTGTAG
- the tnpA gene encoding IS200/IS605 family transposase gives MKESDRKYRHNNHSVGSATVHLIWIPKRRKPVLVQEVKLRLSQILTEVANEKGWIIKCLEIAPDHVHVLVEHDPETPINSIVKAFKGRSSRYLRQEFPHLLKLPTLWTHAYFYDTTGKVSSSVIERYINDPHHYK, from the coding sequence ATGAAAGAAAGTGATAGAAAATACCGACATAACAACCATTCAGTGGGTTCAGCAACGGTACATCTCATTTGGATTCCCAAGCGTAGAAAACCTGTTTTAGTCCAAGAGGTTAAACTTCGATTGAGCCAAATATTAACTGAGGTTGCTAACGAAAAAGGATGGATAATCAAATGTTTGGAAATTGCCCCAGACCATGTTCATGTCTTAGTTGAGCATGACCCAGAAACACCCATCAATTCGATTGTTAAAGCATTTAAAGGTAGGTCATCTCGGTATCTTAGGCAAGAATTTCCACATTTACTCAAGTTACCAACACTGTGGACTCATGCATATTTCTACGACACAACAGGCAAAGTTAGTTCATCTGTAATTGAGAGATACATCAATGACCCACATCATTACAAATAA
- a CDS encoding tyrosine-type recombinase/integrase: protein MQKQNSTNQIQEFERNNLQIVEEELLDGIACPRCQSTDFRKDGTDKRKTTRVQRYKCKSCNYGFTISGVIKRKRYQQNSITAKELGIAHKYHYRSKSIGLDKIYQPWLREGFVRFIRFIANRSEFSSIVNHTSHINRFSKFLLDRYPAITISELDRNVILEYLTTIRGLKHARQYIGSLRLFLETGVRNNWFTVPPYLITDDDYPKKIKPLPRYIPEEVMRQLNEHLDKLPEPVMRMVLVHQECGFRVSELVTLRLNCLQETPNGGCFILYTNWKLNKEDTKPISPELAKVIKEQQEYISQYLKDFDYLFCGQEHYQKGKFGFTESFIPKPQPMRKEKFTRFLKELAHKYNITDSTGKIWNFQSHQFRHTVGTRMINNGVPQHIVQIYLGHESPEMTMVYAHIHDETLRKEIEKYHESRVVNFQGETAELDETVLSSNDDLEWFKKNVQARALEHGYCARPKMLGDCDIPGFDGCYNCPHWRTNKNFLPVLKDTLERTNNVLEKAQNCGWQLQVHKNMPIKENLEKVIKTLEADND from the coding sequence ATGCAAAAGCAAAATTCAACTAACCAAATACAAGAATTTGAGAGGAATAATTTACAAATTGTAGAGGAAGAATTATTAGATGGAATTGCTTGCCCTCGCTGTCAAAGCACTGATTTTAGAAAAGATGGCACTGATAAAAGGAAAACAACAAGAGTACAAAGATACAAGTGTAAATCTTGCAATTACGGTTTCACGATTTCAGGCGTGATAAAAAGAAAAAGATATCAACAAAATTCAATTACTGCTAAAGAATTGGGAATAGCTCATAAGTACCATTACCGTTCCAAAAGCATAGGATTGGATAAAATATATCAACCTTGGTTACGTGAAGGATTTGTCAGATTTATTAGATTTATTGCAAATCGTAGCGAATTTAGTTCAATAGTGAATCACACAAGTCATATAAACCGTTTTTCTAAATTTTTGTTAGACAGATATCCAGCGATAACCATCTCTGAATTAGACCGTAATGTAATTTTAGAATATTTAACTACTATAAGAGGTTTAAAACACGCGAGGCAATACATTGGTTCTTTAAGGCTATTCCTAGAGACTGGAGTAAGGAATAACTGGTTCACAGTACCACCTTACTTAATTACAGATGATGACTATCCTAAAAAAATAAAACCTTTGCCTCGATATATTCCAGAAGAGGTCATGCGGCAACTAAATGAACATTTAGATAAATTACCTGAACCAGTAATGCGGATGGTACTTGTTCATCAAGAATGCGGCTTTCGAGTTTCAGAACTAGTAACGCTCCGCTTGAATTGTTTACAAGAAACACCAAATGGAGGTTGTTTCATTTTATATACAAATTGGAAATTGAATAAAGAAGATACTAAACCAATTTCGCCTGAGTTAGCAAAGGTAATTAAAGAGCAACAAGAATACATTTCTCAATATTTGAAAGATTTTGATTATCTTTTTTGTGGTCAAGAACATTATCAGAAAGGTAAATTTGGTTTTACAGAAAGTTTTATTCCCAAGCCGCAGCCAATGAGAAAAGAAAAATTTACTAGATTCTTAAAAGAATTAGCACATAAATATAACATTACAGATTCAACTGGAAAAATTTGGAACTTTCAAAGTCACCAATTTCGCCACACGGTAGGTACACGAATGATTAACAATGGTGTGCCTCAACATATTGTCCAAATATATTTAGGACATGAATCACCAGAAATGACTATGGTATATGCCCATATTCATGACGAAACGCTTAGAAAAGAGATAGAAAAATATCATGAATCAAGAGTAGTTAATTTCCAGGGTGAGACGGCTGAATTAGACGAAACGGTGCTTTCTAGTAATGATGATTTAGAATGGTTCAAAAAAAATGTACAAGCCAGAGCATTAGAACATGGCTACTGTGCTAGACCCAAAATGTTAGGTGATTGCGATATTCCTGGTTTTGATGGTTGCTATAACTGTCCTCATTGGAGAACTAATAAAAACTTCCTGCCTGTCCTAAAAGACACTTTAGAGCGTACCAACAATGTTTTAGAGAAAGCTCAGAATTGCGGTTGGCAGCTACAAGTTCATAAGAATATGCCTATCAAAGAGAACTTAGAGAAAGTGATTAAAACCTTGGAGGCAGACAATGACTAA